Proteins encoded together in one Porites lutea chromosome 2, jaPorLute2.1, whole genome shotgun sequence window:
- the LOC140928388 gene encoding ankyrin repeat domain-containing protein 27-like isoform X2 yields MAEDVNIQGSAYDEDLCENPFFKYMQTKQKQLYDKAASNRWTVCIPRQGTQARGSFTLSHVENHLLLPVEGKSSAYKTVNNKEVQVSGDFIVTTEGFQDVKSVRILFEETFFNSNNQSFSVLCIEQPLEGGIGGSLEPAVTSLETLQACCNFLWNNSGSKNTQKQHIDDILVLFNSSYEQLEGESLRHLMDAAHAIYTRAMQAALKNSQLTYMMNELHSQLFRGISSIFGKEDALLNKMTRNLADIQVKDLGVKEQLRTNLPRGRRALSFLNRYNTPLEKFHCLKKAVTIVTDRKMKTPEDAAEAITVDDLLPALIFLIIKSDIPNWLANITYLHNFHFSKRGHNEFQFFLSSIEAAVEHIRGGYVNDVLKGLSPAKMLPSSWFVMETDRPRSTALEKLFEFASNGNEEEVEMLLSSGGDHGSSGEKFCHPLCSCAKCEKLHTRKRHDPSAVTVFSRDDLGRTVLHVASEYGHSNLIYKLIKRGAVVNAMDYHGTTALHLACQRGHGSAALVLMHYKADVNAPDNDGNTPLHLCTANGHEKCTRALVFLDTQVKVLKVNAANEHGDTPLHLASRWGYAEIVRLLLEKGASLEARNKDKATPLDSSHNKQVSEILLEAIVAASEEQEQTVSFADTTNSVSEGPPLIQSQEFPTIVSKEQERAKEIDRFIRTVADGDVEMVRYKLGPSDDEEDEEDGGDFPRSDKDLCHPLCQCEKCSKWQKKSREAAEKVLHTNVRNGEGMTPLHMAAIRGYDEMTNLLLRRGAQTDVKNYTQMRAPLHFACQYNHPRVAGLLLSHKAKVNIKDYKGNTPLHLCCFTGHVDPANVLIGHGASVNVTNDRGNTPLHEAARFNLVKLVILLLENGASVTMRNKRELTPLQYAHRDDVIRALDQAEGISFNARTKRLSYSSYTSHKPTNEDLNSSKSKTRSNSVPNYVGTNAAAKHPMPVTSPPSSTRSSAVADEPGDESLSKQERLNKLFERLERGDVERLQDISKAVKSFDRRTSLKRTETIDKSSPLIDLQLRHQLFIQHFDRSTLRKVQTRDHSRPMVEEEKEYDGDVSEDDKADSGS; encoded by the exons ATGGCGGAGGATGTTAACATTCAAGGGTCTGCCTATGACGAGGATTTGTGCGAAAACCCTTTTTTCAAATACATGCAAACTAAACAAAAACAGCTCTATGACAAAGCGGCTAGTAATAGATGGACG GTATGCATTCCACGGCAAGGTACACAAGCAAGAGGAAGCTTTACTCTGAGTCATGTGGAGAATCATCTGCTGCTACCAGTAGAAGGGAAATCATCAGCCTACAAAACTGTAAATAACAAG GAAGTACAGGTCAGTGGAGACTTCATTGTAACAACTGAAGGTTTTCAGGATGTGAAATCA GTGCGAATTCTATTTGAAGAGACATTTTTTAATAGCAACAATCAAAGCTTTTCTGTCCTGTGTATTGAGCAGCCACTAGAAGGAGGAATAG GTGGTAGTTTAGAGCCAGCCGTGACATCTTTGGAGACTTTACAAGCATGTTGTAATTTCTTATGGAATAATTCTG GAAGCAAAAATACCCAGAAACAACATATCGATGATATTTTAGTGTTATTCAATTCAAGTTATGAACAACTTGAAGGAGAATCCTTGCGGCATTTAATG GATGCTGCTCATGCTATTTACACAAGAGCCATGCAGGCAGCTCTGAAAAATTCACAACTT ACATACATGATGAATGAACTACATAGCCAGCTGTTTAGAGGAATCAGTTCTATTTTTGGAAAAGAA GATGCTCTTTTGAACAAGATGACACGCAACTTGGCAGATATTCAAGTTAAAGATTTAGGAGTGAAGGAACAGTTACG CACAAACCTACCAAGAGGAAGGAGAGctctctcttttttaaatcGG TACAatactcctttggaaaaattccacTGCCTGAAAAAAGCTGTTACAATAGTGACAGACAGGAAGATGAAAACTCCAGAAG ATGCAGCTGAAGCGATAACTGTGGATGACCTACTTCCAGCCTTGATATTCTTGATAATCAAGTCAGACATTCCCAACTG GCTTGCCAACATCACCTATCTGCATAACTTCCATTTTTCCAAGCGCGGACATAATGAATTCCA GTTCTTTTTGTCTTCAATAGAAGCAGCCGTTGAACACATCAGAGGAGGATATGTTAATGACGTTCTTAAGGGACTTTCGCCTGCTAAG ATGTTGCCCTCCTCTTGGTTTGTTATGGAAACGGATAGACCAAGGTCAACTGCACTAGAAAAGCTTTTTGAG tTTGCATCCAACGGCAACGAAGAAGAAGTGGAGATGTTACTGTCTTCTGGAGGCGATCATGGCTCTTCTGGTGAAAAGTTTTGCCATCCTCTGTGTTCATGCGCCAAGTGTGAAAAGTTACACACCAG GAAGCGCCATGACCCGTCCGCTGTTACAGTGTTCTCTAGAGACGACTTGGGAAGAACTGTACTTCATGTTGCGTCTGAATATG GCCATTCAAATTTGATCTATAAGCTGATCAAGAGAGGTGCTGTGGTTAATGCTATGGATTACCACGGTACAACAGCTTTGCATCTAGCTTGTCAAAGAGGACATGGCAGTGCTGCG TTGGTGTTAATGCATTACAAAGCTGATGTCAATGCTCCTGATAATGACGGTAATACGCCTTTGCACTTGTGCACCGCCAATGGGCACGAAAAG TGCACAAGGGCGCTGGTATTTTTGGACACGCAAGTGAAAGTACTGAAGGTGAACGCTGCAAATGAGCATGGAGATACTCCACTTCACCTTGCTTCTCGCTGGGGGTATG CTGAGATTGTCCGCCTTTTACTGGAGAAAGGCGCGTCTTTGGAAGCACGAAACAAGGATAAGGCCACTCCACTGGACAGCTCTCATAACAAACAG GTATCGGAAATACTTCTTGAAGCTATAGTAGCTGCAAGCGAAGAGCAAGAACAAACAGTATCTTTTGCTGACACA ACAAACTCAGTTTCAGAAGGTCCACCACTCATTCAGTCGCAGGAATTTCCCACCATTGTTTCCAAGGAACAGGAAAGAGCAAAAGAG ATTGACCGATTCATTCGCACAGTTGCAGATGGAGATGTCGAAATG GTCCGGTATAAACTTGGTCCGAGTGACgatgaagaagacgaagaagatgGGGGCGACTTTCCGCGCTCCGACAAGGACCTCTGTCATCCGCTGTGTCAGTGTGAGAAATGTAGCAAATGGCAAAAG aagtCGCGCGAGGCGGCAGAGAAGGTCCTTCACACAAATGTAAGGAACGGTGAAGGCATGACACCGCTACATATGGCGGCGATCAGAGGATACGATGAAATGACAAACCTGTTATTACGACGCGGCGCTCAGACGGATGTGAAAAACTATACGCAGATGCGAGCACCGCTTCACTTCGCTTGTCAGTATAATCATCCCAGG GTTGCTGGTCTTCTATTAAGCCACAAAGCTAAAGTGAACATCAAAGACTACAAAGGAAACACCCCTCTTCACTTGTGTTGCTTCACCGGACATGTGGACCCCGCTAACGTCCTTATAGGG CACGGAGCAAGCGTAAATGTGACGAACGACCGTGGTAACACGCCACTTCATGAGGCAGCGAG GTTTAACCTTGTAAAACTCGTTATTTTGCTACTGGAAAATGGAGCATCAGTGACAATGAGGAACAAGCGAGAACTAACGCCTCTACAATACGCTCAT cgagATGATGTGATACGTGCTCTGGACCAAGCGGAAGGGATCAGCTTTAATGCTCGGACAAAAAGACTGAGCTACAGCAGTTATACTTCACATAAGCCAA CTAATGAAGATCTAAATTCctccaagtcaaagactcgttcaaACTCAGTGCCAAACTATGTCGGTACAAATGCTGCCGCGAAACATCCTATGCCTGTTACCAGTCCTCCAAGTTCAACTCGGAGCTCAGCGGTTGCGGACGAACCTGGTGACGAGTCACTGTCAAAGCAGGAAAGATTGAACAAACTGTTTGAAAGATTGGAAAGAGGGGATGTTGAGCGGTTGCAAGACATCAGTAAAGCTGTCAAATCTTTTGACAG acGGACGTCACTAAAGAGGACGGAGACGATTGATAAAAGCTCGCCGCTGATTGATCTTCAACTTAGACATCAG cTCTTTATTCAGCACTTCGACCGTTCAACCCTTCGCAAAGTCCAAACACGTGATCACAGCCGACCAATGGTTGAGGAAGAGAAAGAATATGATGGTGATGTTAGTGAAGATGATAAAGCTGATTCCGGCTCGTGA
- the LOC140928388 gene encoding ankyrin repeat domain-containing protein 27-like isoform X1, which yields MAEDVNIQGSAYDEDLCENPFFKYMQTKQKQLYDKAASNRWTVCIPRQGTQARGSFTLSHVENHLLLPVEGKSSAYKTVNNKEVQVSGDFIVTTEGFQDVKSVRILFEETFFNSNNQSFSVLCIEQPLEGGIGGSLEPAVTSLETLQACCNFLWNNSGSKNTQKQHIDDILVLFNSSYEQLEGESLRHLMDAAHAIYTRAMQAALKNSQLRKQAQNNSSYMDNVKLAIETYMMNELHSQLFRGISSIFGKEDALLNKMTRNLADIQVKDLGVKEQLRTNLPRGRRALSFLNRYNTPLEKFHCLKKAVTIVTDRKMKTPEDAAEAITVDDLLPALIFLIIKSDIPNWLANITYLHNFHFSKRGHNEFQFFLSSIEAAVEHIRGGYVNDVLKGLSPAKMLPSSWFVMETDRPRSTALEKLFEFASNGNEEEVEMLLSSGGDHGSSGEKFCHPLCSCAKCEKLHTRKRHDPSAVTVFSRDDLGRTVLHVASEYGHSNLIYKLIKRGAVVNAMDYHGTTALHLACQRGHGSAALVLMHYKADVNAPDNDGNTPLHLCTANGHEKCTRALVFLDTQVKVLKVNAANEHGDTPLHLASRWGYAEIVRLLLEKGASLEARNKDKATPLDSSHNKQVSEILLEAIVAASEEQEQTVSFADTTNSVSEGPPLIQSQEFPTIVSKEQERAKEIDRFIRTVADGDVEMVRYKLGPSDDEEDEEDGGDFPRSDKDLCHPLCQCEKCSKWQKKSREAAEKVLHTNVRNGEGMTPLHMAAIRGYDEMTNLLLRRGAQTDVKNYTQMRAPLHFACQYNHPRVAGLLLSHKAKVNIKDYKGNTPLHLCCFTGHVDPANVLIGHGASVNVTNDRGNTPLHEAARFNLVKLVILLLENGASVTMRNKRELTPLQYAHRDDVIRALDQAEGISFNARTKRLSYSSYTSHKPTNEDLNSSKSKTRSNSVPNYVGTNAAAKHPMPVTSPPSSTRSSAVADEPGDESLSKQERLNKLFERLERGDVERLQDISKAVKSFDRRTSLKRTETIDKSSPLIDLQLRHQLFIQHFDRSTLRKVQTRDHSRPMVEEEKEYDGDVSEDDKADSGS from the exons ATGGCGGAGGATGTTAACATTCAAGGGTCTGCCTATGACGAGGATTTGTGCGAAAACCCTTTTTTCAAATACATGCAAACTAAACAAAAACAGCTCTATGACAAAGCGGCTAGTAATAGATGGACG GTATGCATTCCACGGCAAGGTACACAAGCAAGAGGAAGCTTTACTCTGAGTCATGTGGAGAATCATCTGCTGCTACCAGTAGAAGGGAAATCATCAGCCTACAAAACTGTAAATAACAAG GAAGTACAGGTCAGTGGAGACTTCATTGTAACAACTGAAGGTTTTCAGGATGTGAAATCA GTGCGAATTCTATTTGAAGAGACATTTTTTAATAGCAACAATCAAAGCTTTTCTGTCCTGTGTATTGAGCAGCCACTAGAAGGAGGAATAG GTGGTAGTTTAGAGCCAGCCGTGACATCTTTGGAGACTTTACAAGCATGTTGTAATTTCTTATGGAATAATTCTG GAAGCAAAAATACCCAGAAACAACATATCGATGATATTTTAGTGTTATTCAATTCAAGTTATGAACAACTTGAAGGAGAATCCTTGCGGCATTTAATG GATGCTGCTCATGCTATTTACACAAGAGCCATGCAGGCAGCTCTGAAAAATTCACAACTT AGAAAACAAGCCCAAAATAACAGCAGTTATATGGACAACGTTAAGCTTGCCATTGAG ACATACATGATGAATGAACTACATAGCCAGCTGTTTAGAGGAATCAGTTCTATTTTTGGAAAAGAA GATGCTCTTTTGAACAAGATGACACGCAACTTGGCAGATATTCAAGTTAAAGATTTAGGAGTGAAGGAACAGTTACG CACAAACCTACCAAGAGGAAGGAGAGctctctcttttttaaatcGG TACAatactcctttggaaaaattccacTGCCTGAAAAAAGCTGTTACAATAGTGACAGACAGGAAGATGAAAACTCCAGAAG ATGCAGCTGAAGCGATAACTGTGGATGACCTACTTCCAGCCTTGATATTCTTGATAATCAAGTCAGACATTCCCAACTG GCTTGCCAACATCACCTATCTGCATAACTTCCATTTTTCCAAGCGCGGACATAATGAATTCCA GTTCTTTTTGTCTTCAATAGAAGCAGCCGTTGAACACATCAGAGGAGGATATGTTAATGACGTTCTTAAGGGACTTTCGCCTGCTAAG ATGTTGCCCTCCTCTTGGTTTGTTATGGAAACGGATAGACCAAGGTCAACTGCACTAGAAAAGCTTTTTGAG tTTGCATCCAACGGCAACGAAGAAGAAGTGGAGATGTTACTGTCTTCTGGAGGCGATCATGGCTCTTCTGGTGAAAAGTTTTGCCATCCTCTGTGTTCATGCGCCAAGTGTGAAAAGTTACACACCAG GAAGCGCCATGACCCGTCCGCTGTTACAGTGTTCTCTAGAGACGACTTGGGAAGAACTGTACTTCATGTTGCGTCTGAATATG GCCATTCAAATTTGATCTATAAGCTGATCAAGAGAGGTGCTGTGGTTAATGCTATGGATTACCACGGTACAACAGCTTTGCATCTAGCTTGTCAAAGAGGACATGGCAGTGCTGCG TTGGTGTTAATGCATTACAAAGCTGATGTCAATGCTCCTGATAATGACGGTAATACGCCTTTGCACTTGTGCACCGCCAATGGGCACGAAAAG TGCACAAGGGCGCTGGTATTTTTGGACACGCAAGTGAAAGTACTGAAGGTGAACGCTGCAAATGAGCATGGAGATACTCCACTTCACCTTGCTTCTCGCTGGGGGTATG CTGAGATTGTCCGCCTTTTACTGGAGAAAGGCGCGTCTTTGGAAGCACGAAACAAGGATAAGGCCACTCCACTGGACAGCTCTCATAACAAACAG GTATCGGAAATACTTCTTGAAGCTATAGTAGCTGCAAGCGAAGAGCAAGAACAAACAGTATCTTTTGCTGACACA ACAAACTCAGTTTCAGAAGGTCCACCACTCATTCAGTCGCAGGAATTTCCCACCATTGTTTCCAAGGAACAGGAAAGAGCAAAAGAG ATTGACCGATTCATTCGCACAGTTGCAGATGGAGATGTCGAAATG GTCCGGTATAAACTTGGTCCGAGTGACgatgaagaagacgaagaagatgGGGGCGACTTTCCGCGCTCCGACAAGGACCTCTGTCATCCGCTGTGTCAGTGTGAGAAATGTAGCAAATGGCAAAAG aagtCGCGCGAGGCGGCAGAGAAGGTCCTTCACACAAATGTAAGGAACGGTGAAGGCATGACACCGCTACATATGGCGGCGATCAGAGGATACGATGAAATGACAAACCTGTTATTACGACGCGGCGCTCAGACGGATGTGAAAAACTATACGCAGATGCGAGCACCGCTTCACTTCGCTTGTCAGTATAATCATCCCAGG GTTGCTGGTCTTCTATTAAGCCACAAAGCTAAAGTGAACATCAAAGACTACAAAGGAAACACCCCTCTTCACTTGTGTTGCTTCACCGGACATGTGGACCCCGCTAACGTCCTTATAGGG CACGGAGCAAGCGTAAATGTGACGAACGACCGTGGTAACACGCCACTTCATGAGGCAGCGAG GTTTAACCTTGTAAAACTCGTTATTTTGCTACTGGAAAATGGAGCATCAGTGACAATGAGGAACAAGCGAGAACTAACGCCTCTACAATACGCTCAT cgagATGATGTGATACGTGCTCTGGACCAAGCGGAAGGGATCAGCTTTAATGCTCGGACAAAAAGACTGAGCTACAGCAGTTATACTTCACATAAGCCAA CTAATGAAGATCTAAATTCctccaagtcaaagactcgttcaaACTCAGTGCCAAACTATGTCGGTACAAATGCTGCCGCGAAACATCCTATGCCTGTTACCAGTCCTCCAAGTTCAACTCGGAGCTCAGCGGTTGCGGACGAACCTGGTGACGAGTCACTGTCAAAGCAGGAAAGATTGAACAAACTGTTTGAAAGATTGGAAAGAGGGGATGTTGAGCGGTTGCAAGACATCAGTAAAGCTGTCAAATCTTTTGACAG acGGACGTCACTAAAGAGGACGGAGACGATTGATAAAAGCTCGCCGCTGATTGATCTTCAACTTAGACATCAG cTCTTTATTCAGCACTTCGACCGTTCAACCCTTCGCAAAGTCCAAACACGTGATCACAGCCGACCAATGGTTGAGGAAGAGAAAGAATATGATGGTGATGTTAGTGAAGATGATAAAGCTGATTCCGGCTCGTGA